DNA sequence from the Armigeres subalbatus isolate Guangzhou_Male chromosome 1, GZ_Asu_2, whole genome shotgun sequence genome:
CAGTGTTCTCACTAATTTGTCAAAGATGTGAATCTAAAATCGGGTGGGACGACTGTTATAAAAATACGGTGCCGGAAGTTTGCGGTCTAATTGGTACTAAAAATACCAGCCACATGCACCAATGCTTCCAACTGGAAGAGATGGATCCGTATACGAAACTTGTCCGCTACAGGCAAGGCTGTACCGGAGATGCCGCGTTCTGTACCGAACGTGACTCTGCAAACATGAAGCAGTGCTCCCTCTGTACGGACGACAGCAGCTCCAGTGAGTGCACGGCAATGAAGCATCGTATGAAGATGACACCTGAGGGCAAGCTGGTGGAAGTAGTTGACGTGATCCACATCCAACGGTCCGAATCCGATGCAAAACCAGTTGACTCGTTGGAAACCGTTTCGCAGAAGAATAGTTCTACGGTCAGTTCCGGCACAAATCTGCTGAACAATGCTCTGGGGACCGAGAAGCCAccaaaaaaggaaaataaatcaaatgagGCGTGTCGTAACAATACAACTGGCAACACTGTTAAAACGAATCAAGAAAATGGAACCAGAACCGAAGATACATCTACAACACCCATAAATGGAACAGGCCCACCGGATGTGATAGAATCAGGATCAAATGCGTTG
Encoded proteins:
- the LOC134212146 gene encoding uncharacterized protein LOC134212146 isoform X1 — its product is MLFVFLLLAFLGCTPSAVFSLICQRCESKIGWDDCYKNTVPEVCGLIGTKNTSHMHQCFQLEEMDPYTKLVRYRQGCTGDAAFCTERDSANMKQCSLCTDDSSSSECTAMKHRMKMTPEGKLVEVVDVIHIQRSESDAKPVDSLETVSQKNSSTVSSGTNLLNNALGTEKPPKKENKSNEACRNNTTGNTVKTNQENGTRTEDTSTTPINGTGPPDVIESGSNALIEGLRFWVGSLLLIVSIVNYVLG
- the LOC134212146 gene encoding uncharacterized protein LOC134212146 isoform X2, coding for MLFVFLLLAFLGCTPSVFSLICQRCESKIGWDDCYKNTVPEVCGLIGTKNTSHMHQCFQLEEMDPYTKLVRYRQGCTGDAAFCTERDSANMKQCSLCTDDSSSSECTAMKHRMKMTPEGKLVEVVDVIHIQRSESDAKPVDSLETVSQKNSSTVSSGTNLLNNALGTEKPPKKENKSNEACRNNTTGNTVKTNQENGTRTEDTSTTPINGTGPPDVIESGSNALIEGLRFWVGSLLLIVSIVNYVLG